In the genome of Desulfobaccales bacterium, one region contains:
- a CDS encoding mannose-1-phosphate guanylyltransferase/mannose-6-phosphate isomerase: MNASNIPIYGVILAGGWGTRFWPLSRSQYPKQVLRLLGSESMLQSTVERLIPRIPAARLAVVTNASQAGLIHQELQRKGWDEVRIWIEPEGRNTAAAVALAAVSLADEAEDGVMAVFPADHFIRDQASLLKGLDLGAGWAQAGYLVTFGIPPTRAETGYGYIKQGAPLDDQGRASRVDRFIEKPPLAQAQEFLADGRYLWNSGIFLFRPDVVLEAYSRYLPDLYRELVRLRNPENLASLEEIYPRLPSISFDHGIMEKADNVVVVPVEMGWNDVGTWEALHELFPKDERGNVREGRVLDQDSQQCVFWAQNRLVATIGLTNTIVVDTPDATLVCHRDRAQEVKELVTELHRQQLVESVHHTTVERPWGRYTVTDEGPGFKVKRIVVDAGKKLSLQVHQRRAEHWVVVDGTAQVTLGQELRLVSSNQSVYIPQKTPHRLENPTIEPLQIVEVQTGDYLEEDDIMRLEDDYWHPDKA, from the coding sequence ATGAATGCCTCAAACATTCCCATCTACGGAGTGATCCTGGCCGGGGGCTGGGGGACGCGCTTTTGGCCCTTGAGCCGGTCGCAGTATCCCAAGCAGGTGCTGCGCCTGTTGGGCTCCGAATCCATGCTGCAATCTACCGTTGAGCGCCTGATCCCGCGGATTCCGGCTGCGCGGCTGGCGGTGGTGACCAATGCCTCCCAGGCCGGGCTCATTCACCAGGAATTGCAGCGTAAGGGCTGGGATGAGGTGCGGATTTGGATTGAACCCGAGGGCCGCAATACCGCTGCCGCGGTGGCGCTGGCCGCGGTTTCCCTGGCGGATGAGGCTGAAGACGGGGTTATGGCCGTGTTCCCGGCCGATCATTTCATCCGGGACCAGGCCAGCCTGCTTAAGGGTTTGGATCTGGGAGCCGGCTGGGCTCAGGCCGGCTACCTGGTAACGTTCGGCATTCCCCCAACCCGTGCAGAGACGGGCTACGGCTACATCAAGCAAGGGGCGCCGTTAGATGACCAGGGGCGGGCCTCCCGGGTCGACCGCTTTATCGAGAAGCCCCCTCTAGCTCAGGCTCAGGAGTTTCTGGCCGATGGGAGATACCTCTGGAATAGCGGTATCTTTCTGTTTCGCCCGGATGTCGTCTTAGAAGCCTATTCCCGGTATTTGCCGGACCTGTACCGTGAACTGGTCCGGTTACGGAATCCGGAGAACCTGGCCTCTCTGGAAGAAATCTACCCGCGCCTCCCCAGCATCTCTTTTGATCACGGCATTATGGAGAAAGCTGACAACGTAGTGGTGGTGCCAGTGGAGATGGGCTGGAACGATGTGGGGACCTGGGAAGCCCTGCACGAACTCTTCCCCAAAGATGAGCGCGGGAACGTCAGGGAAGGCCGGGTCCTGGACCAGGATAGCCAACAGTGCGTTTTTTGGGCGCAAAACCGGCTGGTGGCCACCATCGGCTTAACCAACACCATCGTGGTGGACACCCCGGATGCCACCCTGGTCTGCCACCGGGATCGGGCCCAGGAAGTCAAAGAGCTGGTGACGGAGCTGCACCGGCAGCAACTGGTGGAGTCGGTGCACCACACCACGGTGGAGCGTCCTTGGGGCCGCTATACGGTCACCGACGAAGGCCCAGGTTTTAAAGTTAAGCGGATCGTGGTGGATGCGGGTAAAAAACTCAGTCTCCAGGTGCATCAGCGCCGGGCGGAACACTGGGTGGTGGTTGACGGGACGGCCCAGGTCACCCTAGGGCAGGAACTCAGGTTGGTGTCCAGTAATCAGAGTGTGTATATTCCTCAAAAGACTCCGCATCGGCTGGAAAATCCCACCATCGAGCCCTTGCAGATTGTCGAGGTGCAGACGGGGGATTACCTGGAAGAGGACGATATCATGCGCCTGGAAGATGATTATTGGCACCCCGACAAAGCCTGA
- the gmd gene encoding GDP-mannose 4,6-dehydratase, translated as MGQGKKALVTGITGQDGSYLAELLLSKGYEVHGLVRRSSTFNTRRIDHLYVDPHETGARFFLHYGDLSDSGQLSHLIYNLQPEEIYHLAAQSHVRVSFDMPEYTGDVTGLGVTRLLEAIRRSGIKTRFYQASSSELFGDSPAPQNEATPLRPRSPYAAAKLYGYWMVRNYREAYGLFATNGILFNHESPRRGETFVTRKITRAVARIKFGLQKKLYLGNLDAKRDWGYAPDFVEAMWLMLQQDTPEDFVIATGEAHSVREFLEGAFAHVNLDWRDYVEIDPKYFRPTEVDFLWGDAGKAKKILGWQPRVSFQELVRIMVDADLQALMDMRQCQDVIERLRQENHLDPLGRGSAPR; from the coding sequence ATGGGGCAGGGAAAAAAGGCCCTGGTGACGGGGATAACCGGGCAGGATGGCAGCTATCTGGCAGAGTTGCTTTTGTCCAAGGGTTATGAAGTGCACGGCCTGGTGCGGCGGTCCAGCACCTTTAACACCCGGCGCATTGACCATCTCTATGTGGACCCGCATGAAACGGGAGCCCGGTTTTTTCTCCATTATGGGGATCTGAGCGACTCCGGGCAACTCAGCCATTTGATCTATAATCTGCAACCTGAGGAGATCTACCACCTGGCCGCCCAGAGCCACGTGCGGGTGAGCTTTGACATGCCCGAATACACCGGGGATGTGACGGGCCTGGGGGTCACCCGGCTCCTGGAGGCTATTCGCCGCAGCGGCATCAAGACGCGGTTTTACCAGGCCTCGTCCAGTGAACTGTTCGGCGACTCCCCGGCGCCCCAGAACGAAGCGACGCCCTTGCGCCCCCGGAGCCCGTACGCCGCGGCCAAGCTTTATGGCTACTGGATGGTGCGGAACTATCGGGAAGCTTACGGCCTGTTTGCCACCAACGGCATCCTCTTCAACCATGAATCGCCCCGGCGAGGCGAGACGTTTGTGACCCGCAAGATCACTCGGGCTGTGGCCCGGATCAAGTTTGGCTTGCAGAAAAAACTTTACCTGGGCAACCTGGACGCCAAGCGGGATTGGGGTTATGCGCCGGACTTCGTAGAAGCCATGTGGCTCATGCTGCAGCAGGACACCCCGGAAGATTTTGTGATTGCCACCGGCGAGGCCCATTCGGTCCGGGAGTTTTTGGAAGGAGCCTTCGCCCATGTCAACCTGGACTGGCGGGACTATGTCGAGATCGACCCCAAGTACTTCCGGCCCACGGAAGTGGACTTCTTATGGGGAGATGCCGGCAAGGCCAAGAAAATCCTGGGCTGGCAGCCCCGGGTCAGTTTTCAAGAGTTGGTGCGCATCATGGTGGACGCCGATCTCCAAGCTCTGATGGATATGCGTCAGTGTCAGGATGTGATTGAGCGCCTGCGGCAGGAAAATCACCTCGATCCTTTAGGCCGCGGTAGTGCTCCTCGCTAG
- a CDS encoding GDP-L-fucose synthase yields MELDAKIYVAGHQGLVGGAIWQRLQAAGFRNLVGRSLQELDLRDQAAVAAFFDQERPEYVFLAAARVGGIRANSTFPAEFIYDNLMIETNLVHQAYRHEVKKLLFLGSSCIYPKLCPQPMHEESLLDGKLEPTNEPYAVAKIAGIKLCQAYNRQYGTCFISVMPTNLYGPGDNFDLLDSHVIPALIRKFHQGKVGGAPEVKVWGTGAPRREFLYVHDLADACLFLMERYQEGEIINIGVGQDLQILELARLVGEVVGYQGRIVQDLSYPDGTPQKLLDVSRLTALGWQAQTPLKEGLQKTYDWFLRSPWAGEV; encoded by the coding sequence ATGGAATTGGACGCCAAAATCTATGTAGCCGGGCATCAGGGCCTGGTGGGCGGCGCCATCTGGCAGCGCCTGCAGGCTGCCGGGTTTCGTAATCTGGTGGGACGCAGCTTACAGGAACTGGACCTGCGGGACCAGGCCGCAGTGGCCGCGTTTTTCGACCAGGAACGCCCGGAGTATGTTTTTTTGGCGGCCGCCCGGGTGGGGGGGATCAGGGCCAACTCCACTTTTCCGGCGGAGTTTATTTACGACAACCTGATGATTGAGACCAACCTTGTGCACCAGGCCTACCGGCACGAGGTCAAGAAGCTCTTGTTCCTGGGCAGTTCCTGTATCTACCCCAAGCTTTGTCCCCAGCCCATGCACGAAGAATCTCTCCTGGACGGCAAGCTGGAACCCACCAATGAACCCTACGCGGTGGCGAAAATCGCCGGCATCAAGCTCTGCCAGGCCTATAACCGGCAGTACGGCACCTGCTTTATCTCGGTGATGCCCACCAATCTCTATGGCCCCGGGGACAATTTTGACCTGCTGGACTCCCATGTCATTCCTGCGCTCATCCGAAAGTTTCACCAGGGCAAGGTGGGCGGGGCGCCGGAAGTGAAGGTCTGGGGCACCGGGGCTCCCCGGCGGGAATTTCTTTACGTGCATGACCTGGCCGACGCCTGTCTTTTCTTGATGGAACGCTATCAGGAGGGGGAAATTATTAATATCGGGGTAGGGCAAGATCTGCAGATCCTGGAGTTAGCCCGGCTGGTGGGAGAGGTCGTCGGCTATCAAGGGCGGATTGTGCAGGACTTAAGCTACCCTGATGGCACCCCGCAGAAACTTTTGGACGTCAGTAGACTTACCGCCTTGGGCTGGCAGGCCCAAACACCCCTCAAAGAGGGCCTGCAAAAGACGTATGATTGGTTTCTCCGCAGCCCCTGGGCGGGGGAAGTCTAA
- the wecB gene encoding UDP-N-acetylglucosamine 2-epimerase (non-hydrolyzing) produces the protein MKKILLIFGTRPEAIKMAPVYLRLKAAASFQVKVAVTAQHRHMLDQVLDIFGIQPDFDLDIMSPDQDLFDITSRALIGLKEVLRREQPDLVLVHGDTTTTFVAALAAFYLKIPVGHVEAGLRTKDKHRPFPEEINRQLAGVLTDYHFAPTPWARDNLLAEGVAPERIWVTGNTVIDALKIIAGRVDQQKETWAGYFAREFQLSLNGKRLILVTGHRRENFGPGFESICWALRDVVESFADAVVVYPVHLNPNVQRPVKQILAPVSGAAGEGPGGRLFLLPPLDYAPFVYLLSQSYVVLTDSGGIQEEAPALGKPVLVMRDVTERPEGVWAKTVKLVGTDRATIFHEIKELMEVPVSYQTMAQARNPYGDGQAAQRIEEIIGGLIG, from the coding sequence GTGAAAAAAATCCTCCTCATTTTCGGCACCCGGCCTGAGGCCATCAAGATGGCCCCGGTGTACTTGCGCTTAAAGGCCGCGGCCTCTTTTCAGGTTAAAGTCGCGGTGACGGCCCAACACCGGCACATGTTGGACCAGGTTTTGGATATCTTTGGGATTCAGCCGGACTTTGATCTGGATATCATGTCGCCCGACCAGGACCTGTTTGACATCACCAGCCGGGCCTTGATTGGCTTAAAAGAGGTCCTGCGCCGGGAACAACCGGACCTGGTGCTGGTCCACGGTGATACCACCACCACCTTTGTGGCGGCCCTGGCGGCCTTCTACCTGAAAATACCCGTGGGGCATGTGGAGGCTGGTCTCCGCACCAAGGATAAGCACCGGCCTTTTCCGGAAGAAATCAACCGGCAATTGGCGGGGGTTTTGACCGACTACCACTTTGCCCCCACCCCCTGGGCCCGTGACAACCTCCTGGCCGAAGGCGTAGCTCCGGAGCGCATCTGGGTCACCGGCAATACCGTCATCGATGCCCTCAAGATTATTGCCGGCCGGGTTGACCAACAAAAAGAGACTTGGGCAGGGTATTTTGCCCGGGAGTTTCAGTTGTCGCTCAATGGTAAACGCCTGATCCTGGTCACCGGCCATCGCCGGGAAAATTTTGGGCCCGGGTTCGAAAGCATTTGCTGGGCCTTGCGGGATGTGGTGGAGTCCTTTGCCGATGCCGTGGTGGTTTATCCGGTGCACCTCAATCCCAATGTGCAGCGCCCGGTAAAGCAGATCCTGGCCCCGGTCAGTGGGGCTGCCGGGGAAGGGCCGGGTGGCCGCCTCTTCCTGTTACCCCCCTTGGATTATGCCCCCTTCGTGTATCTGCTCAGTCAAAGCTATGTGGTCTTAACCGATTCCGGCGGCATCCAGGAAGAGGCTCCCGCCCTGGGGAAGCCGGTGCTGGTCATGAGAGACGTTACCGAGCGCCCCGAGGGGGTCTGGGCCAAAACAGTTAAACTGGTAGGCACGGATAGAGCCACGATTTTTCATGAAATTAAAGAACTTATGGAGGTCCCGGTCAGCTATCAAACCATGGCCCAGGCCCGCAACCCCTATGGCGACGGCCAGGCGGCCCAACGCATCGAAGAGATCATCGGGGGTCTGATTGGTTGA
- a CDS encoding NAD-dependent epimerase/dehydratase family protein, whose protein sequence is MDYKEAYRGKTILVTGGAGAIGSNLTRALGELGAKSVVVVDDLSSASRWNVPALPNVLFVEGSILDEVELKRVFFEGPDVVFHLAALFANQNSIDHPETDLLVNGLGTLKLLQYAHLAGVKRFVYASSGCSIYGSSAPLPLTEEFMSLHLSSPYQITKMVGELYCNFFQHHYGVPEVKARFFNSYGPGEVPGQYRNVIPNFIYLAMQGLPLPITGTGEETRDFTFVGDIVDGLLRAGYFDAAVGQEFNLASGYETRIIDLAEMINSQVGNKAGITFTARRKWDTKPRLLASVDRAKSLIGYQPNTPFDAGLKHTIAWFQDNWDLIAAAARFGPGMSSANRQIVSKG, encoded by the coding sequence ATGGATTATAAAGAAGCCTATCGGGGAAAGACTATTTTGGTTACCGGCGGGGCCGGGGCCATCGGCAGCAATTTAACTCGGGCTTTGGGGGAGCTGGGCGCCAAATCGGTAGTGGTGGTGGATGACCTGTCATCTGCATCCCGCTGGAACGTGCCGGCCCTGCCGAACGTCTTGTTTGTGGAAGGCAGCATCCTGGACGAAGTTGAACTCAAGCGGGTTTTCTTTGAAGGGCCGGATGTGGTCTTTCACCTGGCCGCGTTGTTCGCCAACCAGAATTCCATCGACCATCCTGAAACCGACCTGCTGGTCAATGGCCTGGGCACTTTAAAACTCTTGCAATATGCCCATCTTGCCGGAGTCAAACGTTTTGTTTACGCCTCCTCCGGCTGTTCGATCTATGGGAGCAGCGCCCCTCTGCCCCTTACTGAAGAGTTTATGTCCCTGCATCTGAGCTCTCCTTATCAGATTACCAAGATGGTCGGAGAACTTTACTGCAACTTTTTCCAACACCATTACGGTGTGCCGGAAGTCAAGGCCAGGTTTTTTAACTCGTACGGCCCCGGCGAAGTACCTGGGCAATACCGCAACGTGATTCCCAACTTCATCTATCTGGCCATGCAGGGGCTGCCGCTGCCCATCACCGGGACCGGAGAAGAGACCCGGGACTTTACCTTTGTGGGCGATATCGTGGACGGGCTCCTGCGGGCCGGCTACTTTGACGCCGCGGTGGGCCAGGAATTCAATCTGGCCTCAGGCTATGAGACCCGCATAATCGACCTGGCCGAGATGATTAACAGCCAGGTGGGCAACAAAGCCGGCATCACTTTCACTGCCCGGCGCAAATGGGATACCAAGCCCCGGTTGTTAGCCTCAGTGGACCGGGCCAAGAGCCTGATCGGCTACCAACCCAATACCCCGTTTGATGCAGGCCTGAAGCACACCATTGCCTGGTTTCAAGACAATTGGGACCTGATTGCCGCGGCGGCCCGGTTTGGCCCCGGCATGTCCTCGGCAAACCGCCAAATTGTGTCCAAGGGCTAA
- a CDS encoding sugar transferase produces MFGLSVPIGYCLSRRTLEIPWFFLDVFITPLILMGLTYALVLYVANLYDHYLDFRRLENISTIILSSLIGTLLVVIMFTLPPRHVLGRGFVEWQGVIFVWLLVLWRFSFSAIALPMRLQRKVLIIGAGKAGQEIHTIIKGRTNSGLVVAGFLDDNPQKIGLSIDGTPVLGNCSQLGEVITSHRIGMLVMAITHSNPTGLLNNLVRFSLMGVQLIDMPSLYEFLAGKIPTSHISDVWLLIHSLNSNKVYYRHFKRITDLVLASLGLALTWPLWVLIALAVKLDSTGPVFFGQERLGKDGKPFRILKFRTMVNDAEKCGPQFACHRDPRITRVGRLLRLTRLDELPQLYNILKGDMSFIGPRPEREVFIREFQQAVPELREGRRASDPHACQVLCGYKERIPYYSYRLLVKPGITGWAQVMHSYAATLEETKEKLQYDLYYIKNMSLLLDLAILLKTIRIVLFGSGR; encoded by the coding sequence ATGTTTGGCCTGTCAGTGCCTATCGGCTATTGCTTGAGCCGCAGGACCCTCGAGATCCCCTGGTTTTTCTTGGATGTATTTATAACTCCCTTAATCCTGATGGGGTTGACCTATGCCTTAGTGCTCTACGTGGCCAATCTGTATGATCATTACCTTGATTTTCGGCGGCTTGAAAATATCAGCACGATCATTTTGTCGTCTCTCATAGGCACCCTGTTAGTGGTGATCATGTTCACGTTGCCCCCACGTCATGTGCTTGGCCGTGGCTTTGTCGAATGGCAGGGGGTGATCTTCGTTTGGCTTTTGGTTTTGTGGCGCTTCTCCTTTTCGGCTATCGCTCTCCCAATGCGCCTGCAAAGAAAGGTTTTGATTATCGGCGCCGGCAAGGCTGGGCAAGAAATCCACACAATTATCAAGGGTCGCACGAATAGCGGTTTGGTAGTTGCGGGGTTTCTGGATGATAACCCGCAAAAAATAGGTCTCAGCATTGATGGCACCCCTGTCCTGGGAAACTGCAGCCAATTAGGCGAGGTGATTACCTCCCATAGGATTGGCATGCTGGTGATGGCCATAACTCATAGCAACCCTACAGGCTTGTTAAACAACCTGGTCCGTTTCTCACTTATGGGGGTCCAGTTAATTGACATGCCCAGCCTCTACGAGTTTTTGGCAGGGAAGATCCCCACCAGTCACATTTCGGATGTATGGCTTCTGATCCACAGCTTGAACAGTAATAAAGTCTACTATCGCCACTTCAAAAGGATCACGGACTTGGTCTTGGCCTCATTGGGATTGGCCCTGACCTGGCCCCTTTGGGTCCTCATTGCCCTGGCCGTGAAACTGGATAGCACTGGGCCGGTCTTTTTCGGCCAGGAACGCTTGGGAAAAGACGGCAAACCTTTCCGTATCTTAAAGTTCCGCACGATGGTCAATGATGCCGAGAAGTGTGGACCGCAGTTTGCTTGCCACCGCGACCCGCGCATTACCCGGGTGGGGCGTTTGTTGCGTCTGACCCGGTTGGATGAACTTCCTCAACTCTACAATATCTTGAAAGGCGATATGAGCTTTATCGGCCCCCGCCCCGAACGCGAAGTGTTTATCCGGGAATTCCAGCAGGCGGTCCCGGAGTTGCGGGAGGGACGCCGTGCTTCCGACCCTCACGCCTGCCAGGTGCTCTGCGGTTATAAAGAGCGAATCCCCTACTACAGTTATCGGCTCCTGGTAAAACCAGGCATAACTGGCTGGGCCCAGGTTATGCACTCTTATGCCGCAACCCTGGAAGAGACCAAAGAAAAGCTGCAATACGATCTCTACTATATTAAGAACATGAGCTTGTTATTGGATCTGGCGATCCTACTCAAGACTATCCGCATCGTGCTTTTTGGTTCGGGCCGATAA